The genomic region CCAGTAACCGGTATCGCCTTCATGCGGCTCGTCGACGAAAAGCGGCTTGTGCGCAAAAAGCGCAACGCGACGGCCGCCCCGGTCTTCCAAAGCATTGCGGAGCCATTCGAATTGCGCTTCCTCCTCGTCATCCTCATGGCCGAGCAGCAGCGAATTGAGGCCGACGAAGCGCCAGGAACCTGCGTCTTCCAGCCATCGATCCTCACCGGCCAGCCGCCGCCAGCGCTGAAGCCGCTCAGTATTGACCGGCTGACGCGAGCCTGGGAGATCGCCGACATCGTGGTTACCCGGAACGATGAGCATCGGGATGGAAGCCTGACGCATGAGGTCCATCGAAAAGATGATGTCCTCGTCCAGATCCGCGCCGTCGACGCTAAGATCGCCGGTATGGATGATCAGATCGGCACCGGTTTCCTCGATCCATGTCAAAAGCGGCGCCCAATTACCGTTGAAATGCGGCTTGTTCGGGCTGAAATGCGTATCGGTGATCTGAATGATTTTCATGGGGCGCGCCTTCGGGTGAGGGAAGCGTCAAACGTTCCTTTTGAACGAGCGGCGCTTCTTGGCGACCTCTCTAAAAGGCTCCCATGTCAAATAGGCAGCGGCTGTTTTCAGCTGTTTTTCAGTTTTGTCATCAATCCGTCATGAAGCATCGTGTCTTCTAAGGCTCAGAAAGAGAGACCCCACGCTGTTCTGATCTATCCCGCATCGACCTATTGCAATGTGGCCTGCGACCGCTTCGTCCTAACGGTGACGATAAAGGCCGCCGTAAACAGGATGGAGAGCATCAAAACGATGGTCGGAGCCGGTGCGCTATCGATGAAAAAAGATAGATAGATTCCCGCACTCGAGGCGATTAAGGCAATGACCACCGACAGGATGAGCATCCTGCTGAAGCGGCGCGTCAGCAGGAAGGCAATAGCGCCCGGTGCAATGAGCATCGCGATGGCGAGGATAATTCCGACCGCCTTCAATGCACCGACAACGGTCAGCGAAATCAGGCAGAGCAAGCCGTAGTGCAACAGGTTGACCCGAAGGCCGACGGCCCTTGCCTGGGCCGGATCGAATGCATGCAGAAGGAAATCCTTCCACTTGATACCGATGATGCCCGCGGTCAATGCCGCAATGACGGCCGCCTCGGCAATGTCGCGCCAGCCAACGCCCAGCATGTCCCCAAACAATATGTGATCGAGATGCACCTCGGACTGGATTTTGACGTAGAGCACCAGGCCGAAGCCGAACATGCCGGAAAACACGATACCCATCACCGTATCCTGCTTGATGCGGCTGTTGTCTTTCAAAAAGCCAGTGGCAACCGCACAGAACATGCCGGTGACGAAGGCGCCGACTGCAAAAGGGATGCCGATGATATACGCGATGACCACGCCAGGAAAAACAGCATGGGAGATGGCATCACCCAGCAATGACCAGCCCTTGACCACGAGAAAGCAGGAAAGTAGCGCGGTCGGCACGGCCACAAGCATCGAGATGACCAGCGCGTTGACCATAAAGCCGAACTGGAAAGGCGAAACCAAAGTCTCAAGGATATTCATTGACGGGCCTCGTGAACTTCGGCCGCCCTGCGACGCGCCGCCAGCATTCCGTGTTTAGGGGCAAGGAAGAAGGCGGCAAGGAAGAGGAGGGTCTGCAGCACGACGATGATGCCGCCAGTTGCGCCGTCCAGGAAATAACTCGCATACGCACCGACGAAACTGGTCGCCGCGCCAATGACGACGGCGATCGCGAGCAGCCGGGGGAAGCGGTCGGTCAGCAGATAGGCAGTAGCGCCCGGGGTCACCACCATACAGATGACGAGGAAAGCACCGACCGTCTGGAGGGCGGCGACCGTCGATGCCGAAAGCAGCGTGAAGAACATGATCTTGAGCGCAGTGGGATTGAGGCCGATCGACCGTGCATAGGTCTCGTCGAAGAAGGTGACCATGAGATCCTTCCATTTGACGAGAAGGACGGCGAGCGAGACAAAACCGATGACGGCGAGCTGGAGAGTGTCCTCCGGCGTGATGGCGAGAATGTTGCCGAGCACGATGGTCTGGACGTTCACCGAGGTCGGCGACAGGGACACCATGAAGAGGCCGAGCCCGAAAAAGGAAGAGAAGATCAGGCCGATAATGGCGTCCTCTTTCAGCCTCGTGCGCTGGTTGAGGAAGAGCATCGCGGCGGCGGCAAGGCCGCCGGAGAAGAATGCGCCGACCGAAAAGGGCAGGCCCAGCATATAGGCGCCGGCTACCCCGGGGACGATGGAATGGGAAAGCGCATCGCCGATCAGTGACCAGCCCTTGAGCATCAGGTAGCAGGACAAAAACGCGCAGACACCGCCGACCAGAGCCGACACCCACATGGCGTTGAGCATGTATTCATAGGTGAAAGGCTCAATGAGGAAGGCCATCAGCGCGAGCCTCCATTACCCCGTGGCTCGTGCGCGACGAACCGGCCGTCTTGCAGCACGAGCGGGCGTTCGTCGTCGGTCATCACATCGATCGGATGTGACTGGCCATCCTTAGCCTCGGTCAGCAAGAAGTGGCGCAGCACGCCGCCAAAGGCCTTTTCAAGATTTGCCTGCGTGAAAGTCTCGGCAGTCGTGCCATGGGCGAGCACTGTGCCTTTGACGAGCACGGTGCGGTCGCAGAATTCAGGCACCGAGCCGAGATTGTGTGTGGAAACGAGCATGACCCGGCCCTCGTCGCGCAACTCGCGAAGCAATGCGATGATCTGGTCCTCGGTCTTGACGTCGACGCCGGTGAAGGGCTCGTCGAGCAGGATGACACGGCCGTCCTGGGCGAGCGCACGGGCCAGGAAAACGCGCTTCTTCTGCCCGCCCGACAGCTCGCCGATCTGGCGCGTGCGGAAGTCGCTCATGTTGACGCGTGCGAGTGCCGATGACACCGCAGCGTGATCGGCCGCCTTCGGAATGCGCATCATGCCCATGTGGCCGTAGCGACCCATCATGACAACGTCCTCGACCAAGACTGGAAAATCCCAATCGACCTCCTCGCTTTGCGGCACGTAGGCGACGAGGTTCTTGCGCAGCGCCTCACCGACTGACATTCCGAGCACTCTAATGTCGCCCTTGGCCAGACGCACGAATCCCATGATCGACTTGAACAACGTCGACTTGCCGGAGCCGTTGACCCCGACCAGCGCGGTGATCGTGCCCATCGGGATCTGGAAACTCGCATCCCAAAGCCCAGTATGGCCGTTGCGGTAGGTGACGGTGGCGCTTTTCACCGCAATGCCCGATCCCGCATCGAAAGACGCGGGACGGGCGAGATTGCTGAGCGGCTCATTCATTGCGACAGGCCCTCGACAAGGCCCTTTTCGACAGTATCGGAGGTTACGCGAAGCAGATCGATATAGGTTGGCACAGGCCCGTCCTCCTCGCTGAGGGAATCCACATAGAGCACGCCGCCGTAATGAACGCCGGTCTCGCGCGCCACCTGCCTGGCCGGCTTGTCGGACACCGTGCTCTCGCTGAAAACCGCAACGATCTTGTTGGCATCGATGGCATCGATCACCTTGCGGACCTGTTGCGGTGTTCCCTGCTGATCGGCATTGATCGGCCAGAGATAGAGTTCCTTCAGGGCAAAGTCACGGGCGAGATAGGAAAAGGCGCCCTCGCTCGATACCAGCCAGCGCTTGTCCTCGGGAATCTGCGCAAGCTTTTCTCGGATCGGCGTAATGGTCGCCT from Rhizobium gallicum bv. gallicum R602sp harbors:
- a CDS encoding metal ABC transporter permease; its protein translation is MAFLIEPFTYEYMLNAMWVSALVGGVCAFLSCYLMLKGWSLIGDALSHSIVPGVAGAYMLGLPFSVGAFFSGGLAAAAMLFLNQRTRLKEDAIIGLIFSSFFGLGLFMVSLSPTSVNVQTIVLGNILAITPEDTLQLAVIGFVSLAVLLVKWKDLMVTFFDETYARSIGLNPTALKIMFFTLLSASTVAALQTVGAFLVICMVVTPGATAYLLTDRFPRLLAIAVVIGAATSFVGAYASYFLDGATGGIIVVLQTLLFLAAFFLAPKHGMLAARRRAAEVHEARQ
- a CDS encoding metal ABC transporter permease; amino-acid sequence: MNILETLVSPFQFGFMVNALVISMLVAVPTALLSCFLVVKGWSLLGDAISHAVFPGVVIAYIIGIPFAVGAFVTGMFCAVATGFLKDNSRIKQDTVMGIVFSGMFGFGLVLYVKIQSEVHLDHILFGDMLGVGWRDIAEAAVIAALTAGIIGIKWKDFLLHAFDPAQARAVGLRVNLLHYGLLCLISLTVVGALKAVGIILAIAMLIAPGAIAFLLTRRFSRMLILSVVIALIASSAGIYLSFFIDSAPAPTIVLMLSILFTAAFIVTVRTKRSQATLQ
- a CDS encoding manganese/iron ABC transporter ATP-binding protein translates to MNEPLSNLARPASFDAGSGIAVKSATVTYRNGHTGLWDASFQIPMGTITALVGVNGSGKSTLFKSIMGFVRLAKGDIRVLGMSVGEALRKNLVAYVPQSEEVDWDFPVLVEDVVMMGRYGHMGMMRIPKAADHAAVSSALARVNMSDFRTRQIGELSGGQKKRVFLARALAQDGRVILLDEPFTGVDVKTEDQIIALLRELRDEGRVMLVSTHNLGSVPEFCDRTVLVKGTVLAHGTTAETFTQANLEKAFGGVLRHFLLTEAKDGQSHPIDVMTDDERPLVLQDGRFVAHEPRGNGGSR
- a CDS encoding metallophosphoesterase family protein, with amino-acid sequence MKIIQITDTHFSPNKPHFNGNWAPLLTWIEETGADLIIHTGDLSVDGADLDEDIIFSMDLMRQASIPMLIVPGNHDVGDLPGSRQPVNTERLQRWRRLAGEDRWLEDAGSWRFVGLNSLLLGHEDDEEEAQFEWLRNALEDRGGRRVALFAHKPLFVDEPHEGDTGYWSVRPSQRRRLYDLIAAHDVALFASGHLHWAWQGRFKQTALTWGPSAAFIIDKMEREMPGKRLIGAVVHEFGDDAESRTVAVPGMTAHVLDDVVHEVYPHAAKAQELAE